In Oryza sativa Japonica Group chromosome 3, ASM3414082v1, one DNA window encodes the following:
- the LOC4332818 gene encoding E3 ubiquitin-protein ligase JMJ24 isoform X2, whose product MEAAAAAAAVPEELRCKRSDGKQWRCSAPSMPDKTVCEKHYVQAKKRAASSALRASLRRSSASASAARGTTPPARMAVARPIYGRVAGEPVYVAEPALPPPPPPPRRRQPVHGLPMGNAAGARTAAELVGRGSAGLVACSSAAGAAAAATCHQCRRVANTICCTSCDRRGYCTNCISRWYSDIPIDDVRKVCPACRGICNCRVCLLGDNVIKARVQEISAVDKLEYLHSILASVLPVLKQIYSDQCFEIGVDTKAYGLRTDIIRAKVNPDEQMCCDFCKVPVFDYHRHCPRCLYDLCLDCCRDIRRSRTSVARGEYAEGRVVDRSKDTSNKRARMEPSAESANDKSVPQRRDIKNIDIRSLFPTWRVNNDGSITCGPHEAGGCGSSKLVLRRIFKINWISKLVKNSEEMVNGCKVHVLENGCSSCNDGRTLELTGHRNFGVSTCSNNGGIDRFCVFSPVLEDLKSEGIIHFRKHWIKGEPVVIRNAFEPSLSSSWDPLNIWRGIQEIMDEEVDDDVIVKAVDCSNQAEVDIELKQFIKGYSDGHKGEDGELMMLKLKEWPPPSVLEEFLLCQRPEFIVNFPLVDFIHSRWGLLNLSAKLPPDTLQPEVGLKLLIAYGRHQEAGKGDSVTNLMINMADVVHMLMHTAKGHDVCPKRLQPERSEKIANGMTMHVNAHAPVQNLNVDMGEQSPDHVSSKFDERAHASALRLQEKSSDAKLNCGFEGSSTELSCSSHSEEPKVNGSERSQAGSVWDVFRRQDISKLNEYLTANWEELAASSQVKNPIYEQSIYLNKYHKRILKDQYGIEPWTFQQHIGEAVFVPAGCPFQVKNLQSTVQLALDFLSPESLGESARMAQEIRCLPNDHDAKLKMLEIGKISLYAASSAVREIQRITLDPKFNLDLKFEDQNLTQAVSENLARVTKQRNVPCS is encoded by the exons atggaggcggcggcggcggcggccgccgtgccGGAGGAGCTGCGGTGCAAGCGCTCCGACGGCAAGCAGTGGCGATGCAGCGCGCCCTCCATGCCCGACAAGACCGTCTGCGAGAAGCACTACGTCCAGGCCAAGaagcgcgccgcctcctccgcgctcCGGGCCTCCCTCCGCaggtcctccgcctccgcctccgccgcgcgggGCACGACCCCGCCTGCGCGGATGGCGGTCGCGAGGCCCATCTACGGCAGGGTCGCGGGGGAGCCGGTGTACGTGGCGGagccggcgctgccgccgccgccgccgccgccacggaggAGGCAGCCGGTCCACGGGCTGCCCATGGGCAATGCTGCCGGCGCGCGCACCGCGGCG GAGCTGGTCGGGAGGGGCTCGGCGGGGCTGGTTGCCTGCagctcggcggcgggggcggcagcggccgcaACCTGCCATCAGTGCCGGAGGGTCGCTAATACCATTTGTTGTACAAGCTGCGACAGAAGGGGGTACTGCACCAACTGCATCTCGAGATG GTACTCTGATATCCCAATTGATGATGTTCGAAAGGTTTGTCCAGCATGTCGTGGCATTTGTAACTGCAGAGTTTGCTTACTAGGAGATAATGTAATAAAG GCAAGGGTTCAGGAGATATCTGCTGTAGATAAGTTGGAATATCTTCATAGCATTCTGGCATCTGTCCTTCCAGTATTAAAGCAGATTTATTCTGATCAATGTTTCGAAATTGGTGTTGATACAAAAGCTTATG GACTTAGGACAGATATAATCAGGGCGAAGGTCAATCCTGATGAGCAAATGTGCTG TGACTTCTGCAAAGTGCCAGTATTTGATTATCACCGACACTGCCCAAGGTGTTTGTATGACTTATGTCTTGACTGTTGTCGAGACATAAGGCGATCTAGGACCAGTGTTGCAAGAGGAGAATATGCTGAAGGTCGTGTGGTAGATAGAAGTAAAGATACTTCGAATAAAAGAGCAAGAATGGAACCATCTGCAGAAAGTGCAAATGATAAGTCAGTCCCACAACGAAGGGACATAAAAAATATTGACATTAGATCTTTATTCCCTACATGGAGAGTCAATAATGATGGAAGCATTACTTGTGGGCCTCATGAGGCTGGTGGTTGTGGCTCCTCGAAGTTAGTGTTAAGGCGAATATTCAAAATAAACTGGATTAGTAAGCTTGTAAAAAATTCTGAGGAAATGGTCAATGGTTGTAAAGTACATGTTCTTGAGAATGGATGCTCATCCTGCAATGATGGCAGAACATTAGAGTTAACTGGTCATCGTAACTTTGGTGTCTCAACATGTTCAAATAATGGTGGTATTGATCGGTTCTGTGTGTTCTCTCCTGTATTAGAGGACTTGAAATCTGAAGGTATTATTCATTTTCGTAAACACTGGATAAAAGGAGAACCTGTAGTTATCAGGAATGCGTTTGAGCCTTCTCTGTCATCAAGCTGGGACCCACTAAATATTTGGCGAGGAATCCAGGAAATCATGGATGAAGAAGTGGATGACGATGTCATTGTCAAAGCTGTGGATTGCTCAAACCAAGCAGAG GTGGATATTGAGCTGAAACAGTTTATCAAAGGTTATTCAGATGGTCACAAGGGGGAAGATGGGGAATTGATGATGCTGAAATTGAAAGAGTGGCCCCCACCCAGTGTATTGGAGGAGTTTCTGCTATGCCAAAGACCAGAATTTATTGTCAATTTTCCATTAGTTGATTTTATACATTCCAGGTGGGGGCTCCTAAATCTTTCTGCTAAATTGCCCCCAGACACCCTACAACCTGAAGTTGGCTTGAAGCTGTTAATTGCATATGGAAGACATCAAGAAGCTGGTAAAGGTGATTCAGTGACAAATCTAATGATTAACATGGCTGATGTG GTGCATATGCTAATGCATACAGCCAAAGGGCATGACGTATGTCCAAAGAGGCTACAACCTGAGCGATCTGAAAAGATTGCCAATGGAATGACAATGCATGTAAATGCTCATGCACCTGTTCAAAATTTGAATGTGGATATGGGGGAACAATCACCTGACCATGTAAGCTCAAAGTTTGATGAAAGAGCGCATGCGTCTGCCTTGCGATTACAAGAGAAGTCTTCAGATGCCAAACTTAATTGTGGTTTCGAAGGCTCTTCAACTGAGTTATCTTGCTCGTCACATTCAGAGGAACCAAAAGTTAATGGTTCAGAAAGAAGTCAGGCTGGTTCTGTTTGGGATGTGTTCCGCAGGCAGGATATTTCAAAGCTGAATGAATATTTAACTGCTAACTGGGAAGAACTGGCAGCTAGTAGTCAG GTTAAGAATCCTATTTATGAACAATCTATATATCTCAACAAGTATCATAAAAGGATACTGAAGGATCAATATG GAATTGAACCCTGGACATTCCAACAACATATCGGTGAGGCTGTATTTGTTCCTGCTGGCTGCCCATTCCAAGTGAAAAATCTCCAG TCTACGGTTCAATTGGCTCTTGATTTCCTGTCACCGGAAAGTTTGGGGGAGTCGGCCCGAATGGCCCAGGAGATTCGCTGCCTACCAAATGATCATGATGCAAAACTGAAGATGCTCGAG ATTGGAAAAATCTCTTTATATGCAGCTAGTTCTGCTGTCAGAGAAATTCAGAGAATAACCCTCGATCCCAA GTTTAATCTAGACCTTAAATTCGAGGATCAGAATCTAACTCAGGCGGTTTCTGAGAACTTGGCTAGAGTCACCAAACAACGGAATGTACCATGCAGCTGA
- the LOC4332818 gene encoding E3 ubiquitin-protein ligase JMJ24 isoform X1, whose translation MEAAAAAAAVPEELRCKRSDGKQWRCSAPSMPDKTVCEKHYVQAKKRAASSALRASLRRSSASASAARGTTPPARMAVARPIYGRVAGEPVYVAEPALPPPPPPPRRRQPVHGLPMGNAAGARTAAELVGRGSAGLVACSSAAGAAAAATCHQCRRVANTICCTSCDRRGYCTNCISRWYSDIPIDDVRKVCPACRGICNCRVCLLGDNVIKARVQEISAVDKLEYLHSILASVLPVLKQIYSDQCFEIGVDTKAYGLRTDIIRAKVNPDEQMCCDFCKVPVFDYHRHCPRCLYDLCLDCCRDIRRSRTSVARGEYAEGRVVDRSKDTSNKRARMEPSAESANDKSVPQRRDIKNIDIRSLFPTWRVNNDGSITCGPHEAGGCGSSKLVLRRIFKINWISKLVKNSEEMVNGCKVHVLENGCSSCNDGRTLELTGHRNFGVSTCSNNGGIDRFCVFSPVLEDLKSEGIIHFRKHWIKGEPVVIRNAFEPSLSSSWDPLNIWRGIQEIMDEEVDDDVIVKAVDCSNQAEVDIELKQFIKGYSDGHKGEDGELMMLKLKEWPPPSVLEEFLLCQRPEFIVNFPLVDFIHSRWGLLNLSAKLPPDTLQPEVGLKLLIAYGRHQEAGKGDSVTNLMINMADVVHMLMHTAKGHDVCPKRLQPERSEKIANGMTMHVNAHAPVQNLNVDMGEQSPDHVSSKFDERAHASALRLQEKSSDAKLNCGFEGSSTELSCSSHSEEPKVNGSERSQAGSVWDVFRRQDISKLNEYLTANWEELAASSQVALSVMTSQFFMTDIVDISLRKLFHDYLFLLQVKNPIYEQSIYLNKYHKRILKDQYGIEPWTFQQHIGEAVFVPAGCPFQVKNLQSTVQLALDFLSPESLGESARMAQEIRCLPNDHDAKLKMLEIGKISLYAASSAVREIQRITLDPKFNLDLKFEDQNLTQAVSENLARVTKQRNVPCS comes from the exons atggaggcggcggcggcggcggccgccgtgccGGAGGAGCTGCGGTGCAAGCGCTCCGACGGCAAGCAGTGGCGATGCAGCGCGCCCTCCATGCCCGACAAGACCGTCTGCGAGAAGCACTACGTCCAGGCCAAGaagcgcgccgcctcctccgcgctcCGGGCCTCCCTCCGCaggtcctccgcctccgcctccgccgcgcgggGCACGACCCCGCCTGCGCGGATGGCGGTCGCGAGGCCCATCTACGGCAGGGTCGCGGGGGAGCCGGTGTACGTGGCGGagccggcgctgccgccgccgccgccgccgccacggaggAGGCAGCCGGTCCACGGGCTGCCCATGGGCAATGCTGCCGGCGCGCGCACCGCGGCG GAGCTGGTCGGGAGGGGCTCGGCGGGGCTGGTTGCCTGCagctcggcggcgggggcggcagcggccgcaACCTGCCATCAGTGCCGGAGGGTCGCTAATACCATTTGTTGTACAAGCTGCGACAGAAGGGGGTACTGCACCAACTGCATCTCGAGATG GTACTCTGATATCCCAATTGATGATGTTCGAAAGGTTTGTCCAGCATGTCGTGGCATTTGTAACTGCAGAGTTTGCTTACTAGGAGATAATGTAATAAAG GCAAGGGTTCAGGAGATATCTGCTGTAGATAAGTTGGAATATCTTCATAGCATTCTGGCATCTGTCCTTCCAGTATTAAAGCAGATTTATTCTGATCAATGTTTCGAAATTGGTGTTGATACAAAAGCTTATG GACTTAGGACAGATATAATCAGGGCGAAGGTCAATCCTGATGAGCAAATGTGCTG TGACTTCTGCAAAGTGCCAGTATTTGATTATCACCGACACTGCCCAAGGTGTTTGTATGACTTATGTCTTGACTGTTGTCGAGACATAAGGCGATCTAGGACCAGTGTTGCAAGAGGAGAATATGCTGAAGGTCGTGTGGTAGATAGAAGTAAAGATACTTCGAATAAAAGAGCAAGAATGGAACCATCTGCAGAAAGTGCAAATGATAAGTCAGTCCCACAACGAAGGGACATAAAAAATATTGACATTAGATCTTTATTCCCTACATGGAGAGTCAATAATGATGGAAGCATTACTTGTGGGCCTCATGAGGCTGGTGGTTGTGGCTCCTCGAAGTTAGTGTTAAGGCGAATATTCAAAATAAACTGGATTAGTAAGCTTGTAAAAAATTCTGAGGAAATGGTCAATGGTTGTAAAGTACATGTTCTTGAGAATGGATGCTCATCCTGCAATGATGGCAGAACATTAGAGTTAACTGGTCATCGTAACTTTGGTGTCTCAACATGTTCAAATAATGGTGGTATTGATCGGTTCTGTGTGTTCTCTCCTGTATTAGAGGACTTGAAATCTGAAGGTATTATTCATTTTCGTAAACACTGGATAAAAGGAGAACCTGTAGTTATCAGGAATGCGTTTGAGCCTTCTCTGTCATCAAGCTGGGACCCACTAAATATTTGGCGAGGAATCCAGGAAATCATGGATGAAGAAGTGGATGACGATGTCATTGTCAAAGCTGTGGATTGCTCAAACCAAGCAGAG GTGGATATTGAGCTGAAACAGTTTATCAAAGGTTATTCAGATGGTCACAAGGGGGAAGATGGGGAATTGATGATGCTGAAATTGAAAGAGTGGCCCCCACCCAGTGTATTGGAGGAGTTTCTGCTATGCCAAAGACCAGAATTTATTGTCAATTTTCCATTAGTTGATTTTATACATTCCAGGTGGGGGCTCCTAAATCTTTCTGCTAAATTGCCCCCAGACACCCTACAACCTGAAGTTGGCTTGAAGCTGTTAATTGCATATGGAAGACATCAAGAAGCTGGTAAAGGTGATTCAGTGACAAATCTAATGATTAACATGGCTGATGTG GTGCATATGCTAATGCATACAGCCAAAGGGCATGACGTATGTCCAAAGAGGCTACAACCTGAGCGATCTGAAAAGATTGCCAATGGAATGACAATGCATGTAAATGCTCATGCACCTGTTCAAAATTTGAATGTGGATATGGGGGAACAATCACCTGACCATGTAAGCTCAAAGTTTGATGAAAGAGCGCATGCGTCTGCCTTGCGATTACAAGAGAAGTCTTCAGATGCCAAACTTAATTGTGGTTTCGAAGGCTCTTCAACTGAGTTATCTTGCTCGTCACATTCAGAGGAACCAAAAGTTAATGGTTCAGAAAGAAGTCAGGCTGGTTCTGTTTGGGATGTGTTCCGCAGGCAGGATATTTCAAAGCTGAATGAATATTTAACTGCTAACTGGGAAGAACTGGCAGCTAGTAGTCAGGTAGCGCTCTCTGTAATGACATCACAATTCTTTATGACGGATATTGTTGACATATCCTTGAGAAAGCTATTTCATGATTATCTGTTTTTGTTGCAGGTTAAGAATCCTATTTATGAACAATCTATATATCTCAACAAGTATCATAAAAGGATACTGAAGGATCAATATG GAATTGAACCCTGGACATTCCAACAACATATCGGTGAGGCTGTATTTGTTCCTGCTGGCTGCCCATTCCAAGTGAAAAATCTCCAG TCTACGGTTCAATTGGCTCTTGATTTCCTGTCACCGGAAAGTTTGGGGGAGTCGGCCCGAATGGCCCAGGAGATTCGCTGCCTACCAAATGATCATGATGCAAAACTGAAGATGCTCGAG ATTGGAAAAATCTCTTTATATGCAGCTAGTTCTGCTGTCAGAGAAATTCAGAGAATAACCCTCGATCCCAA GTTTAATCTAGACCTTAAATTCGAGGATCAGAATCTAACTCAGGCGGTTTCTGAGAACTTGGCTAGAGTCACCAAACAACGGAATGTACCATGCAGCTGA
- the LOC4332818 gene encoding E3 ubiquitin-protein ligase JMJ24 isoform X3: MLPARAPRRSWSGGARRGWLPAARRRGRQRPQPAISAGGSLIPFVVQAATEGGTAPTASRDEVQSSPCLLKANFSPSAHSKSPNAKAMAIRTPQTYHMKYSLQSQKNCPRWKCEAKLLKIDQDILVIIWPDFIYLAIWILLDHYMHYVVLHFFNVTMNCRYSDIPIDDVRKVCPACRGICNCRVCLLGDNVIKARVQEISAVDKLEYLHSILASVLPVLKQIYSDQCFEIGVDTKAYGLRTDIIRAKVNPDEQMCCDFCKVPVFDYHRHCPRCLYDLCLDCCRDIRRSRTSVARGEYAEGRVVDRSKDTSNKRARMEPSAESANDKSVPQRRDIKNIDIRSLFPTWRVNNDGSITCGPHEAGGCGSSKLVLRRIFKINWISKLVKNSEEMVNGCKVHVLENGCSSCNDGRTLELTGHRNFGVSTCSNNGGIDRFCVFSPVLEDLKSEGIIHFRKHWIKGEPVVIRNAFEPSLSSSWDPLNIWRGIQEIMDEEVDDDVIVKAVDCSNQAEVDIELKQFIKGYSDGHKGEDGELMMLKLKEWPPPSVLEEFLLCQRPEFIVNFPLVDFIHSRWGLLNLSAKLPPDTLQPEVGLKLLIAYGRHQEAGKGDSVTNLMINMADVVHMLMHTAKGHDVCPKRLQPERSEKIANGMTMHVNAHAPVQNLNVDMGEQSPDHVSSKFDERAHASALRLQEKSSDAKLNCGFEGSSTELSCSSHSEEPKVNGSERSQAGSVWDVFRRQDISKLNEYLTANWEELAASSQVKNPIYEQSIYLNKYHKRILKDQYGIEPWTFQQHIGEAVFVPAGCPFQVKNLQSTVQLALDFLSPESLGESARMAQEIRCLPNDHDAKLKMLEIGKISLYAASSAVREIQRITLDPKFNLDLKFEDQNLTQAVSENLARVTKQRNVPCS; the protein is encoded by the exons ATGCTGCCGGCGCGCGCACCGCGGCG GAGCTGGTCGGGAGGGGCTCGGCGGGGCTGGTTGCCTGCagctcggcggcgggggcggcagcggccgcaACCTGCCATCAGTGCCGGAGGGTCGCTAATACCATTTGTTGTACAAGCTGCGACAGAAGGGGGTACTGCACCAACTGCATCTCGAGATG AAGTACAATCTTCGCCTTGTCTTTTAAAGGCTAATTTTTCCCCATCGGCTCACTCAAAATCACCAAATGCAAAGGCAATGGCTATCCGGACACCACAGACCTATCAtatgaagtactccctccagtcaCAGAAAAACTGTCCTCGTTGGAAGTGTGAAGCCAAACTATTGAAAATTGACCAGGACATCCTTGTGATTATTTGGCCAGATTTCATATATCTAGCCATCTGGATACTTTTGGATCATTACATGCATTATGTTGTCCTACACTTTTTTAATGTTACCATGAACTGTAGGTACTCTGATATCCCAATTGATGATGTTCGAAAGGTTTGTCCAGCATGTCGTGGCATTTGTAACTGCAGAGTTTGCTTACTAGGAGATAATGTAATAAAG GCAAGGGTTCAGGAGATATCTGCTGTAGATAAGTTGGAATATCTTCATAGCATTCTGGCATCTGTCCTTCCAGTATTAAAGCAGATTTATTCTGATCAATGTTTCGAAATTGGTGTTGATACAAAAGCTTATG GACTTAGGACAGATATAATCAGGGCGAAGGTCAATCCTGATGAGCAAATGTGCTG TGACTTCTGCAAAGTGCCAGTATTTGATTATCACCGACACTGCCCAAGGTGTTTGTATGACTTATGTCTTGACTGTTGTCGAGACATAAGGCGATCTAGGACCAGTGTTGCAAGAGGAGAATATGCTGAAGGTCGTGTGGTAGATAGAAGTAAAGATACTTCGAATAAAAGAGCAAGAATGGAACCATCTGCAGAAAGTGCAAATGATAAGTCAGTCCCACAACGAAGGGACATAAAAAATATTGACATTAGATCTTTATTCCCTACATGGAGAGTCAATAATGATGGAAGCATTACTTGTGGGCCTCATGAGGCTGGTGGTTGTGGCTCCTCGAAGTTAGTGTTAAGGCGAATATTCAAAATAAACTGGATTAGTAAGCTTGTAAAAAATTCTGAGGAAATGGTCAATGGTTGTAAAGTACATGTTCTTGAGAATGGATGCTCATCCTGCAATGATGGCAGAACATTAGAGTTAACTGGTCATCGTAACTTTGGTGTCTCAACATGTTCAAATAATGGTGGTATTGATCGGTTCTGTGTGTTCTCTCCTGTATTAGAGGACTTGAAATCTGAAGGTATTATTCATTTTCGTAAACACTGGATAAAAGGAGAACCTGTAGTTATCAGGAATGCGTTTGAGCCTTCTCTGTCATCAAGCTGGGACCCACTAAATATTTGGCGAGGAATCCAGGAAATCATGGATGAAGAAGTGGATGACGATGTCATTGTCAAAGCTGTGGATTGCTCAAACCAAGCAGAG GTGGATATTGAGCTGAAACAGTTTATCAAAGGTTATTCAGATGGTCACAAGGGGGAAGATGGGGAATTGATGATGCTGAAATTGAAAGAGTGGCCCCCACCCAGTGTATTGGAGGAGTTTCTGCTATGCCAAAGACCAGAATTTATTGTCAATTTTCCATTAGTTGATTTTATACATTCCAGGTGGGGGCTCCTAAATCTTTCTGCTAAATTGCCCCCAGACACCCTACAACCTGAAGTTGGCTTGAAGCTGTTAATTGCATATGGAAGACATCAAGAAGCTGGTAAAGGTGATTCAGTGACAAATCTAATGATTAACATGGCTGATGTG GTGCATATGCTAATGCATACAGCCAAAGGGCATGACGTATGTCCAAAGAGGCTACAACCTGAGCGATCTGAAAAGATTGCCAATGGAATGACAATGCATGTAAATGCTCATGCACCTGTTCAAAATTTGAATGTGGATATGGGGGAACAATCACCTGACCATGTAAGCTCAAAGTTTGATGAAAGAGCGCATGCGTCTGCCTTGCGATTACAAGAGAAGTCTTCAGATGCCAAACTTAATTGTGGTTTCGAAGGCTCTTCAACTGAGTTATCTTGCTCGTCACATTCAGAGGAACCAAAAGTTAATGGTTCAGAAAGAAGTCAGGCTGGTTCTGTTTGGGATGTGTTCCGCAGGCAGGATATTTCAAAGCTGAATGAATATTTAACTGCTAACTGGGAAGAACTGGCAGCTAGTAGTCAG GTTAAGAATCCTATTTATGAACAATCTATATATCTCAACAAGTATCATAAAAGGATACTGAAGGATCAATATG GAATTGAACCCTGGACATTCCAACAACATATCGGTGAGGCTGTATTTGTTCCTGCTGGCTGCCCATTCCAAGTGAAAAATCTCCAG TCTACGGTTCAATTGGCTCTTGATTTCCTGTCACCGGAAAGTTTGGGGGAGTCGGCCCGAATGGCCCAGGAGATTCGCTGCCTACCAAATGATCATGATGCAAAACTGAAGATGCTCGAG ATTGGAAAAATCTCTTTATATGCAGCTAGTTCTGCTGTCAGAGAAATTCAGAGAATAACCCTCGATCCCAA GTTTAATCTAGACCTTAAATTCGAGGATCAGAATCTAACTCAGGCGGTTTCTGAGAACTTGGCTAGAGTCACCAAACAACGGAATGTACCATGCAGCTGA